Below is a window of Lagenorhynchus albirostris chromosome 11, mLagAlb1.1, whole genome shotgun sequence DNA.
CCAGCTGGTTTAGAAGGATGAGCCGCTTCTCTAGGCTGAAATAGAAGGATGAGAACAGAGGGCCAAGCTGAGATGTTCACCTTTTATCAGTTGATCTTTAATGAACGTTCCTGTACGAATGACATCAGAAAAGGTCCTTCCCAATGTACGGGGAAGACAAACTCCCTTCTGTAGTGTGCATTTCTAAACGCTTCCAGATAGGCGGATGAAAATGGTTGGTGTCTTGTATTTTCATCCATGCTTTGCCTTAGGAGTTTCCTGGCTATTTGCTCAGTGTGAGGGGAAGGGTCAATGTATATAAATAAGGAGGAGGGGATCTGGCGACATTGGGAACACGACCTCTTGCCCTCCGAAGCCTGGGAAGCCCCGGTGAATGCTCCCACTCCCAGCAGCGCATGGACCCTCCCCTCTGCATGCAGAGCAGGGTCAGAGGTTAATGAATGAGGGCTCTCCCCACACACGGGGGCCCGCTCCATAGTGGTTTTATAAATAGGGGCTTAAACGGGGTCAGAATAGGGCCTGCATGTTGCTTCCAGACTCTCTGTCTTCCTGAAGCGATGGTGTTCAAAGATGCCACCCTTCCACGGGGCAGGGAGAGGTGAGGCCTGGTGTGCGGAGATCTGGGTGGCTTCCCCCAGCCCCAAGCATGTCGAGCAGgaccaaatggaaaacaaagcgGGGGAGGGCCTCGTTGCCTCTATTCTTCTCCGTAAtcccttaaaaaataattgcagACCCAACCTCTGGCCTCCAGCACATTTTCCACTTGATTAGAGGCCTTTGTGAGGTGGGAAAGGGACCCGCAGGCCTGTACATTGTGCCAGGCCTGAAATGTCCAGCTGGGATTTTTTTCCATCAAAAGAGGATTTTAGTAAAACCGTTATCAGGGGCTTAGGGGAGCGGAGCTGCTGAGCTGCGCGGCGGGCGGATTAGCCCCAGCCGGCCTGTCTGGGCTCTGGGAGGCGGGAAGGTGTCGGCGGCCCCGCGAGTTCATGACAGGTGCAGAGGCAGGAGCGGCCGAGGGCGCGGAGACCCCCAGGCGTGGGGTGCTCGTGGGGCTTTCCCTCCGGGCATCAGGCAGAAGGCGCCGGGTCAGGGGCTTGGGGCCTGCACGGAGGGGCCTGTCTGCTCCAGGTCGTGCCCACCGCGTGCCTGGCTCCCACCGCAGGCCAGCCCGCACCCCCGTCGTGGTCTCCATTGACTCAGGGACCGGGTGGCCGAGCCGGACCACTTCAGAGGGCCAGTGATGGCCACGTGGCCCCTGTATTGTGGGGAGGACGGAGCGGACAGAGGAAGGTGAGGGATGTGTGCACGTGCGGTGCTGGCCGCCTGGCTTTGCTCACTGTGTCGGGgccgctggggctggggctggggacatGACCTAAAACAGAAGCTGTCTCCGTGGGGTGACTCGAGTGCTGGCCAAGACAGAGCGCAGAGGCCCGACTCCTGGGGATCGAGAGACAGAGTCCAGGCCAGGGAGCCTCACGACACAGGAGGTGTTACATGACAGCCCTGGGACGCTGTCGTTCTGGGTGATTTTCTCTGCAGGATGGGGAGAGTGGGTAGCACAGAACCTTTGTCCTGACGGTGACGGCCGAGAGGCTGGGCAGTAACAGCCACACTCTGGGAGTGGGACCCGTCACCTTACCGGGGGCCCAACACCCTACTGCCAGCTCCTCAGGCCAGCCCGGGGACCTAGTAGTTGGAATTTTTGTCTCGTGTCCGAGTCACACAACCAGAGGAAGAAGGACTGTCTTCCTGAAAACACGAGTAGCCCAGGAACGCCGCTCCCAGAGATGTTGGCCCCAAGCacccctcccagctcctcctgGGGTCCAGGCTGGGCATGCTGGCCGTTGGCCTCCCCTGCACTCACCTCACCTGGTCTCTGTGTCCCCTCCGTGTCCTCTTTTCTCTGCCACCTGTTTTCTTTATCCGGGTTGTTTCCCTGAATCTGTATTCGTTCTGTGTGTCACTGACACACAGCCTGAGAGTCCACGGAGCGGCCGGGAGGTTTCCTGGTTTCCTACGACCTTCTTGGTTGCTGGCAGGAGCAGTGATCAGCTTCGTGCCTGGGCCCTGAGTTCCAGaagcttctcctttctcttctcccattttCTAACCAAAAATGACCTTTGCGTCACCGTGCTGGTGGCGAGCCTCATTGAGATGAAACGGCGTGGCAGGTGCAGCCGCGGGACACGGCCACCTCCACCTTCCACACTTTGATTCCACATCTGCACCTGCCCTTCAGATCCTTGCTTTCATGCCCCGAGGCCAGATGGTCGGGGCCAAGACGGCGGGAGACCCCAGCCTGTCCCTCGTTGTGGCGTTTTACGGAATCTGGCCAAGTTGGCTCCGAAgttctttctccttcatttctgcttCCTGTTCCTAATGTCTGTTTTCCAGGGGAGGAATTTAGGTATGTGAGCAACCTCACTGCTTTGTCAGGGCTCTTAATCATTCTCACTTTCGTGGGCTCCTCTAGAAGATCCTCATGTTgataataaaaaactaaaaattgatactcctaaaaattttaaatattttgtgtgtgtgtgtgtgtgtaataaagGCAGCACTTTTGCTCCTCCTGTTAAAATGGATGTTTCCATGTGTGAGTGTAAACTTTTTCCCAAGTTGTTCTCCCAAACTCCCCGAATATGGCAATCTAACAGGATCTGTATGAGATGGTCTTAAAGAAAAGTTAGGAGTTGATGTTTGATTCCCGCCAGCTACATCAGGGAACCGTCCCGAAGGCGCATCTGATACCTGCTCCCAAACCGAGTGCCCAGCACCGGGTTCCCTGACTCCACCAATActtaaaaattccatttcatcTTCTTGGCGACATGAGGTTGTCTCGCCAGCTCTCACTCACACCGGGAAGGTCTTTGTGGGGAGGCGACCGGGGGCACCTGCCGGAGGGCATCCGGCTCACAGGCAATGCTGCCACCTGCTGACGGGTCTCGGGGCTAGCAGGCGCCGTGGATAAAGACAGTCCGTCTTTCCACGTGGAAAACATACGTGGAGTTTTGCATGAACCGTACTTTACTTTTCTGCCCCACAGTGGATCCTAAAATCGTCTTAGTGCACTTGGGGTAAAGGAAAGCACGAGGTCAGACGCCCGCCTCTGACACTGGTGTGGCCACGACGCAGGGCTGCATCCCCGCGGGGAGGGTGAATGGGTGGGAGAAGGTGGAAGAGGGTTTGCGGGGGATGGGAAGGTCGAGGAACAACGCAGCGAGAGGCAAGATTGACTTTCCACCCCTGCCTTTCACGAGGTGCCGTGCGACCTGTCTCCTAACTTACAGAGACGCAGTTTAGCTTCCGACGCAAGCAGGGGTGAGGCTGTCACTGCGAAACCCTGTGCCCTGCTTTACTGGAGTGAATTTCCGCGGGTCCTCCTGTGATTCCGTTGAGCATTAGACCCTTGCGTGTGGTGAAAAGATAGGCCAGCTGTCTTGCTATGGGTCACTGTCCTGTCGCCCTTTGACTCCGAGCACAATGGCCAGGCGTCTGGACgtcagggaggctgggaaggccaGTCGTCTATCCAGTCCAGGCTCAGAAAACCCGAAGAGCTTCTCTGCCTGCCATGTCAGGAAGCTGCGCTGGGAGCTTGACAATGTTCAGGCCACAGAACCTGGCCGTACCGTAGATCCCTGAAAGACACTGAAGTTTGTGCATTCGAAATGGACTAGAAGAGCTCGAAGCTGTCACTTTAATGCTGTATTTTCATATAGTTTGCTCAAGGCACACCTACTGGCCTTTCTTCTTTTTGGTAGTTCATAGCAGTGGGCTTTGAAGCTAGGAAGCTAAGGTTTAAAACACTGAGGTAAAAATGGAAGGCCCTGGTTAGTGTATCTTCCATCGAAGAAGGCTAAGAATTTGAGGGGTTTAACTGTTGCAGTTCCCCCTTATTTCACGCATCTGACCAGTTCTGGCCTCGGGGATTTCACCGAAGATTCTAAGGAATCTGAGGACTAGTTTGGGGGGTTCCTCTCTATCTAGAGGCCACTTCTCAAAAGGCAGAATGGAAGCCGGTAGCTATTCctacacaaacatacacaagcGTGTGCATAAAAATGCCAGTTTGGGGTAAACCTTTCCTAAGGAAAAACACTATTACAAACAAACATTTGTAGTAAATATCTGCATCAtctttttagatgaggaaaacGTGCTTTCCAAACCATGTGGAGTAATTCCACACCATTTATAAGAAGTGAATCTGCACTGGGCTCTTTCCCCGCTGTGTCTGTGCCGCTCCTGTCGCTCTGGCCCTGATCCGGCAGGGGGTCACTGCTGGTACCATGagcaggcctgagcctctggagGGCGGGTTACATCCCCCGGAGAGCGGGGAACAGAAGCGGTGCTGATGTGAACACACTGGACTAGACCCTTTTACTCTTTCGGGACAGGAGGGATTTGTAGGTAAAACATCTGTAAAGTCAGGACGTTTTATCCTTGAGTGATGAGAAAACACCTCGTGCTCTCACAGCTCAGTTCTCCTTTGTGACAGGCGGCCCCGGGCGTGTGGAGCTGTGACTTCTCAGCATGGAGGCCTTTGTGTCGTCTGTTTGTCACCGTCCATGACGGAGCAGTGCTGGAGAGCTGGCCCACGTGCTTGAGGACGACAGGGGACCGACTGGACCCTCACTCATACTCGGGCCACCCGGTACCCTAAGCCCGTTTACCAACTCCTCGCGCTAGCTTTCCGGCTCCTTGAAAAAGGAGTTTGCATGAGTAACGTACACGTCTGAGTTTGCATAAGTAATGCGTATTAAATAATAACTTTCAGCATTCGGGGCGTTTACTCCAGATGAAAATAATGTGCTCTAGCTCAGCTCTCTTCAGAAGCAGGGGGTCGGGTGTTGCTTGACAACAGCTCAGGGAAGGACCCCCCGCTCCCTCCTGCTGGGGACCGGCCTCCCCAGTGATGGGTAAAGTCTGGGGTGGTCACTGGGCACAGTCTTTCACCCTCGTCAAGCCTCTTTCCCcgtttataaaattaaatgtccaGCATCCACCAGCTTTGGGGAAACACAAATCCGGAGACAGGGAAGCCGAACACGGTCGAGACTCCGTGCGTCCGCGGGCCGCATCCACATCCCGCCTGTGTGACCGGGATGCTGTCCACTCTCACAGATGAAAGCGAACGCACAGGACATGGGGCATTTGTCCTTTACACAAAGTGGAAGAGTGATGAGATAATAAAAAACTTAAgtcttcttttaagaaaatatgtGCACTTTCTTGGGTTAACGAACAGGAGATGGAGGAATTCCACTTGGATTGTTTTGTTTGGGGGGGATGTCAACGTACCCCGTCTCGTGCCATCACTTCTGCTCTCGTGCCGACTTCCTCTTGCCCTGAACGGGAGGAGCGGCTTTGTCCATGGTACCCAGCGCTCCAGGTGGTACCGGCAGCTCCACCAGGCCACATCAGAGCCACCCCTGCGAAAGAGGAAAAGGCTGAAACTGATCAGCTGTGGACATTTAAAGGTACAGATGTCTGGAAATGCCCCTCTTCCATCCGAGACCTGAGTGTTCGCTCTTTGCGCAGCTGTGCACTCACCTTGGAGACGTTCTAAATTCTTAATAGTTGGCACGGGTACAAATATGAGGTCTCCTCTGTCTGACAACATTCACTTTTCAAAAAACTTAACTTGCTCCGTACCATTTGAGCAAAGCACCTTGACAAGATGAGACAGGTGTGGCCTGGGCACTGGCTCGGGATCCGATGCAGCTTTGCCCAGGACCCACATGATTTCACCAAAAGCCTCGCCCCTGACTCCTCAGGGGTCACGGTGGCACACAATTTAGGTCTTGCCCTCTATTAAAGGGGCAGAATTAACTTTTAAGAGGGGGTGATGCAGAGGGGGAAGGGCAGCAGAGGGGGCAACCACGGGTTGACTCACTGGCCCCCTGGCCGCAGCACTGCTCTGGGAGCAGAGGAACGGTTGTCAGAAGCTGCATGAggtcttggttttgttttacaaatctgatctcttaaTAAGGGGGTCTTATCCTTTGGAAACACAGTGGTCCCTGGGGgccactcccctctcccctttgaaAACTTGAGTTCAGATTCTCTAAGTCGGAAGGGAAGGGTTTTACTTATATTGCAAGATCAGCATCTAATAACCACTGTGGGAAAGCACCTGGATTTGGGGGATAAGCCACGCTTCAATTTACGTATCGTGTGTCTCCGTTTAAGAGAAGGCTCTTACCGTTAAAGAAGCTGTCGTAAAAGGAACATTGGCTTTTTCAGATCTTTGCTGCTGATTTCAATCATGAAAGAATAATGATCGGTTTGAATTTTCTTAACGGTTTAAGGATGTACCGTAAGTTAGGCAAGCATCCTTGTCACTGCTGCCAAAGGTGGGATACATCAGGTGGGCCCTCCCCGCCTTAGGACGGAGGAGTTGGGCAGGCAGGCGTCTACGGCAGGGAGAATTATTCAGCAACACCCAGCGCTCTCAGCTAGAGGCCCGTCGCGGTCTTGAGGAGGCTGCAGACACTGTCTGAACCCCGCCGACCCCGCCCTTCACTTACACACCATCTTTTCAGCAGACGCTTCATGGCTTTTGCCCCATGAGTCTCGGACAAGTACGCGGAACCCTTTCCTGACTGCCACCAACACAGTTCCTACTGAGGTTTATTGCTTCTAGATGATAAAGTTTACACTAAGttcctattttgttttttcagttctgGAGTTTTGGCAAATACCTGAGCCAGGTTTTTTCTGTTACTCTAAAAATTGCCCTGAAGTCCTCTTAACCTGTGCGCCACCCACATATTACACATCCGCTCATGTGCTTAGCGCTCCTATTCTTGAAAAGCATTTCCTTCCATTCCCGTCGGTATGGTGAGGCCAACTCCACTTCTGCTCCCTTTCAGGTGGTGCCCTTGGCCCGAGCCTGTCCATCCTGGGTTCAGACAGCCACCACTCGCTTCTGGGAGGTCGCCTTCCTGGAAACCAAGGTGCGATCAGTAGCTGATCCTCCTCGTGGAGTGGAAGGGGGCTGGACTCAGTGGCTGGCTTTAGGCGAGCAGTATTCTCATCTGGAAAAGAGGGTACCTTTCAGCAGGTTGCTTTGAGGACTCGGAGAAATTTTCAAGTACCAGGCAGAGCACATCGTTGGTTCTCAACCctgattcctttctttctgtcaaaAAAGGTTGAGGGGTAAGCAGTCGCCTCTGACTGATGCAAGGAGGTTTACTCATCTTTCCCGAGACACTGAGATACATTCTAAACTCTGCCCAGTTCAGGACGAGGACACCAGGCCCGTGATCTTAACTTCCAAACAGTAATTTACCAGCCTTGAGTCAAGCTTATATTTAAAAACCAAGACaaagcagagaaacagaaaaccttCCAGTTATAGCTGGTAGGATTACTTTCTGTATTAAATGAAGGAGGTGAGCACAGCCTAAGACGTAGGAGGTGCCCAGATTCTTACTGACTGAATCTGCACAGCCACACGATCTCTTgcaagaagaaaaataggaactCACAGCTTGTGGAAGCTTCGTGTGCTGTAGAGGCAAATGCTAAATCAGAAAGCTGACCCTGATTCAGAGTCTCTTCTTACTAGggttcacacttttttttttttcccaggcaGTAAGCACTGTAACctaagagggaagaaagagatccacaccttccccaaagaaaaggaagatggatCTAGTGTCAGGCTCCATTAGACCCACTTGTGGTGGCTCTCCAAGAAGGAACAATGCAGCTTTTGTGACAGGCCCGTACAGCAAGCTTGGAAACTTTACAAAACAGTCCTACCCAAGAGAAACCTGGTTCTAGCTCTCTTCCTGGAAAGAGGTGTCGATCCAGGAAAGTTTTGTGCTATTCTTATCGGCTCTTCCTGGgatcagtattaaaaaaaaaaaaaaaaaccctcaaaaacaaGTAAGACAGACCTCTGCGAAACAAGAATATGAAAACCCCCACTGCTGGTGCATTTATACACTTCCGTTTCCACAGCCCAACCACAGGGTGTCAGATGATTTAGTTATTGTCTACCAAAGGGAGCTCTTTGCTGGAATTGTTGGTATTCAGCCCCAATTCAGTCTAAGAACCCTCACCGGGGTTCGAGTGGCCGCCttcttaaaatgcaaatgtgCAAGAACTCCAGGCCGGCCTCCCCGTCCCCAGGAAAGTGTCCAACCCGGCGGCGCTGGCGGGGAATGCTAAGGAGGGGCCCGAGCCCCCGCCCTGCCGCACTGCTCGCGCTGAGCCGCAGTCCGCATGACTGAGCGCCCTTAACTTTCCCAACAATGGCCCTggcgccctccccgccccctcgcAGCCTCCCCACACCCGCTCAGGGTCAAGAAACCCATCTTTCTTCCCACTTCCACATCTCAGGACGCATTTCTTTAACATCACCCTAGATCTCACGTCCATGTGGAGGAAAACTGGCCACCCTGGTGAAACTGTGACTCTTACAAATCTGGTTTAAGAAGAAGTTTCATTTTGTTCAGTTTCTTTAAATTTCCGTGTTGTTGACAGTTCAGAACCAGAAGTTATATAAACCTCCATTCCAATCCCATTTCTAGCAACAAAACATGTAGATGTCAGTGGTGAacctcatacaggataaattttTCACCGTGAGCTCACACCACACAGGCTGCACGGAACTCTGCATCTTATGCTTTTTACTTCAGAGACACAAAACAGCACCTCCTACCGTGGCCTGGACCCAAACACACACCGCcttaaaaataatgcacagatacaaggcttttgtttttggttttttttttttcaaaaacatacttcatatttcctcttttattatataaatatcagTTTAACCTTTTACTGTAAGAATATAAACGTTTTAAGAGgatctttgttattatttatacAAATTCACAAACAGTACAATTAATTGATAAAGGTCTCTGGGTTTCTTTTACTCCATGGTCTCGCATGTTGCTGTGGAGGATtctaaaaaacaataaacaaaccaaaaaaatccaaCGAAAATGTACATCCTAcacaaaagtgattttttttttaaagccacaagTCCCAACCCCCATCAAAATAAAGGCATCTACTCCTCCATttagaaacagaatttttaaaaacccacaaactCCCGTTTTATTAACAGAACAGAGATAAGACATGAATTTGTCTCCTCCCCTTCACATTTCAGCCCCGGGGGCTCTGGAAGCTCCTCCGCTCCCAACAGGAaccctcactgtgtgaccttttCGTGGGGAAACTTGCaagagggggagggcagggcagaatCTGCATATATAATCATCATTTTCAAGACACAATCTGcatctcaaacacacacacaaaataacaaaaaacgaAACAGTCCAACTCTCACGTCTCCCACACGTTTGTGCTATAAATTAAGTCAAGATTTAGGATCACGGCTGGGCCCTCAAATCCCTATGgacaaggagaaaaaggaaagcagagcCGGAATGTGAAGTGGGATACACGGGGTGGATGGGGTTTGGGAagaagccaaaacaaaaaagatgtacaAACCCGATGGGCATCTTTCCAGTCCAGGCACAAAAATGTTTCAGTCTCAAAATATCTCTCTTGTAGAATTCCAGGGCTTCAGagaaaaaagtaaactaaaaCGAGGtagccagacacacacacacacacacacacacacacacacacacacacacacacacatatgtatatatatatatatatatatacacacacacatatatatatataatttatatatatataatatatagactatactcagcagaaaaaaaaagagaccatgATGTCAactttcttcaaaaaaataaaaaaaggacaaTACAAATGAAATGAGCGTGGGTAGCAGAGTACTGTCAAAGGACTGATGACGAGAGACTGGGATCAGTTACGAAGTGGAAGAAGGGTGAAAAGGCCGTTGTAGTTGGGTTTGCTTTTATACGTTTCGAAATAAAAACCAGATCACAGTATTCAAATGAAAGCTTAAGTGAAGGCAGACATTTTCCCCAACTCCCCAGGGCTGAAAGGACTGGTCACTCCCCACCCCCGTTTCCAAATGCAGCGCGGCGGGGATACAGTAGCTCAGTCCGTCCTCCAAACCCCTGCTGGGAGGAGTGGCTGGTGGGTGGCGAGTCCTCCTCCGCATCCTCGGGGAAAAGGAGAGGGTGTGGGGGCGGAGGGACCCCGGACGCAacggggggggaggggaggacgaGACTGGGGCTCCGCGTCATCGCCCCCACCGCGTCCCCGGCAATGCTCTGGGTCTACGTGTGCGTGTTGAGTGAGCGCGGGGGCCGCGGCGGTGGCAGGAGGACGAACAGGGCGGGGCCGGGGGAGTTGGTGCTGCCGCCCTCACCTGACCTTCTCACTGTCCGTCATCTGCCAGAGGCCCAGGTTGAGTACCTTGAGGCAGGGCAGCTGCGTGATGCGCTCCAGGCCGCGCTTGGTGATGCGGGTGCAGCCGTACAGGTCGATGCCGGTGAGCTGGCTCAGGTGCTCGGCGATCAGCTCCAGGCCCTTGTCCGTGATGCGTACACACTGCCCGATGTTGAGTGTGCGCAGCCCGTGCATCTGCCGCACCATGCGGTTGATGCCATCGTCGCTTATGTGGCAGGAGCAGAGGGACAGGGACTTGAGGCCGTCCAGCCCCTGCGCAATGTAAGCCAGGCTCTGGTCCCCCACCTTGTCACAGAAGGACACATCCAGCCCCGAGAGGCGCAGGCTGCCCATGGCCAGATGCATGATGCCCGTGTCACTGATGTTGTCGCAGGAGCGCAGGTTAAGGCTGCGCAGGCTGCCCATGTGCGACAGGTGCAGGAGGCCTGCGTCCGAGATGCCTCCGCAGAAGCTGAGGTTGAGGAGCCTCAGGCCCGTCAGCCCCCGGGAGATGTGCTTCAGAGACAGATCCGTGAGCTTCTGGCAGTCCTGCAGCGTGAGCTGCTCCAGGCCCAGGCAGCCCTCGGCCGCACTGCGCGTCATGCCGGCCAGGTGCCCGATGCCCACGTCCGAGAGGTGGCGGCAGCTGCGGAGATTAAGGCTCTTGAGGCGCTGCAGGCCCCAGGCGATGAGCAGGAGACCGGTGTTGGTGATGTTGCTGCAGCCGCCCAGCTCCAGCACCTCCAGGCCCTTGAGGTACTGGGCTATGCGGCCCAGGCTGCTGTCGGTGATCTGCTTGCACAGGCTCAGGTTGAGGGCGCGCAGCGAGCCGATCTCCTGAACGAACGCGTGGCCCAGTCCGTTGTCGGTGAGGTTGTAGCAGCCGCTGAGGTTGAGGCTCTCGATGTTGGCCATGCCCTGGATCACGTAGCTGAGGCTGCGGCGCAGGCTCAGGATCTGCACCCGGCGGATGCCCCGGGCCTGCAGGCTGGGGAACAGCGACGGGTTGGCCCGGCGCAGGTGCAG
It encodes the following:
- the FBXL14 gene encoding F-box/LRR-repeat protein 14, with product METHISCLFPELLAMIFGYLDVRDKGRAAQVCTAWRDAAYHKSVWRGVEAKLHLRRANPSLFPSLQARGIRRVQILSLRRSLSYVIQGMANIESLNLSGCYNLTDNGLGHAFVQEIGSLRALNLSLCKQITDSSLGRIAQYLKGLEVLELGGCSNITNTGLLLIAWGLQRLKSLNLRSCRHLSDVGIGHLAGMTRSAAEGCLGLEQLTLQDCQKLTDLSLKHISRGLTGLRLLNLSFCGGISDAGLLHLSHMGSLRSLNLRSCDNISDTGIMHLAMGSLRLSGLDVSFCDKVGDQSLAYIAQGLDGLKSLSLCSCHISDDGINRMVRQMHGLRTLNIGQCVRITDKGLELIAEHLSQLTGIDLYGCTRITKRGLERITQLPCLKVLNLGLWQMTDSEKVRILHSNMRDHGVKETQRPLSINCTVCEFV